Sequence from the Anaerobaca lacustris genome:
GTTTCATCTCGAGTACCTCATCAGACTTGCGGAATATCATGTTTCCATTCTACCGTAATGACAAGCATTTCCCTGATGGAACAATCGCTTCCGCTCGAACGTCAACGCGCGAAATTCATTAGGGCGTAACTTGCCGGGCGCGCCACTTAAGATCTTATAGGTGAAGCAGTTAAAGAAGTTCCGACTTGGTACTATGGGCCTCGAAGGGTAGAACATGAAGGCCAAACAAGGATGTTCACCCTGACAGGAGGCCCGAAGATGATTATGGCACAGGAGCAGCGACTCCGAGGGACAGTCACCTATTTTGGGGGCGTTTCGGGGCCATTCCGACCTGCGCTTATGGCTGCTTCTCGCTGCTGGCTGTCGCGGCGGCCGGCGGGCTCTCGGCGGACCCGGCGAATCGCAGGCCGTGCGTCGCGTCGGGCCGGGGGCTTGGCGAAGAGAGAAGAATGGCGAGCGGGGACGCTCGCCCTATGCGCCGGCCAGGGACAGGGATCTGATGGGGACGTACCCTCGTTTCAGGCCAGCCTGTGGTGAAGCCAGTTGTCCGGCGGGCCCTTTCCGCCCCATGCAGACTTCGAGAGCGACATTCATCTGTCCTGTTCGTGTCTCGTCGCGTTGTCGCGTTGTTGCGGGTTTTCGGTTTGGCACGTCTCTTGGTCCTCGGTGCACGCCGGGGCGGTTCTGCGGCCGGGGGTCGGTGGGGGCAGTATCGGCGAAGGATGGAGGGAGGGCAAGGGAAAAAAGCCGTATCTCGAATCTCGTGTCTCGAATCTCGTAAACGGGCAGATGCGTAGATGGGGGCACCTCCGGCCAATCACCTACAGCCTGCGGCCTCCCGTCTCCAGCCTGTGTCGCTCATATCTCGGGCTGCGGCAGGCTGGAGGCTGGAGGCTATAGGCTGGAGGGCGCAGCATCCGTGCATCTGCGCTTCACGCTTGACACTCGCGACTTCACACTCGATCCCGTTCGGCATGGGCTGAAGCCCATCCTACGGCGCTCGGGTTCCGGGAGGCGGGAGGCGGGAGGCTGGAGGCCCCCCTGCGCGTCTGCGCTTCTGCGCGCCGACGGGGGCCGAGGGAGGGGCGGCGGGTCTTGGCGGGTGGCTGTCAAGTTGGCGTGTGCGGGGGGCGGGGGGCTGCCGGAATTGGCACGGGTAACAGGGGGCTGTGGCGTTTGGGCAGGCGGCGAGGGGATTTGAATCAGACGTAACCATCACAACGACAAACACTTACTACGCGTCCGGTAAATTGCCGCCGGGCGGGGCGGGGCCTTGGTATATCGTTTGCACGATAGGTGTTGTTTACGCGGCATGTATGGCCTGAAAACGTTTATGACGCATGCAGATTAAGGAGGCACGCAATTATGGCAGTCAAAGAATTGGCGTTCCAAGCGGAGGCGCGAGCGAGCCTGCTGGCCGGGGTCGAGAAGCTGGCCAAGGCAGTGAAGGCGACGCTGGGCCCGCGCGGTCGCAACGCCGTGCTGGACAAGAGCTGGGGCGGCCCGAACGTGACCAAGGACGGCGTGACCGTCGCCGAAGAGATCGAGCTGACGAACAAGGCCGAGAACCTCGGGGCCAAGCTGGTCAAGGAGGCGGCCAGCAAGACCTCGAAGATCGCCGGCGACGGGACGACCACCGCGACGGTGCTGACCGAGGCCCTGTTCAAGGAGGCGTACAAGAACCTGGCGGCCGGGGCCGACGCGATGGCGCTGAAGCGCGGCATGGAAGAGGGCGCCAAGGCCGCCGTCGCCAAGCTCAAGACGCTGGCCAAGCCGGTGGACATCGGCAAGACCGACGACATCGTCAACATCGCCGCCGTCTCGGCCAACAACGACCGGGAGATCGGAAAGATCATGGCCGAAGCGTTCCAGCGGGTGGGCAAAGACGGCGTGATCACGGTCGAGAGCGGCAAGAGCTTCGAGACGACGGTGGACTTCGTCGAGGGCATGCAGTTCGATCGCGGGTACATGTCGCCGCACTTCGTGACCGATCAGGACAAGATGGTCTGCGAGCTGGAGAAGCCCTATATTCTGGTCCACGAAGAGAAGATCAGCACGATCGCCAAGCTGGTCCCGCTTCTGGAGAAGATCGCGCAGACCAAGCGTCCGCTGCTGGTGATCGCCGAGGACGTCGAGAGCGAAGTGCTGGCGACGCTGGTGGTCAACAAGCTCAAGGGCGTGCTGAAGGTCGCAGCGGTGAAGGCCCCCGGCTACGGCGACCGACGCAAGGCCATGCTCCAGGACATCGCCGTGCTCACGGGCGCCGAGGCGATCTTCAAGGACCTGGGCATCGAACTGGACAACATCAGCATCTCGCAGCTCGGCCAGGCCAAGAAGGTGACGATCGACAACGACAACACGGTCATCGTCGAAGGGGCCGGCACGCAGAACGCCATCAACGGCCGCATCAAGCAGATCAAAGACGAGATCGAAATCACCACGAGCGACTACGACCGTGAGAAGCTCCAGGAGCGGCTGGCCAAGCTGACCGGCGGCGTCGCCCAGATCAACGTCGGGGCCGCCACCGAGGCCGAGATGAAAGAGAAGAAGGCCCGCATCGAGGACGCCCTGCACGCCACGCGTGCCGCCATCGAAGAGGGGATCGTCCCCGGCGGCGGCGTCGCGCTGGTGCGCTGCATCGAGGCGGTGAGGAGCCTGAAACTCAAGGGCGACGAGAAGACCGGCGCCGAGATCCTGGCCAAGGCGATGCGGATGCCCTGCTACTACATCGCCTACAACGCGGGCGCCACGGCCAATCTCGTGGTCAACAAGGTGGCCGAGGGCAAGGACGGCTTCGGCTACAACGCCGACACGGACACGTACGAAGACCTGGTCAAGGCGGGCGTCATCGACCCGGCCAAGGTCACACGGATCGCCCTGCAGAACGCCGCGAGCATCGCCGGGCTGCTGCTGACGACCGACTGCCTCGTTACCGAGAAGCCCAAGGACGAAGATGAGATGCCCGCCGGCGGCCCCGGCATGGGCGGCATGGGTGGCATGGGTGGCATGGGCGGCATGGGCGGCATGGGCGGCATGATGTAGTCGGTCGTCCACCGAATCCGGAAACCCAAGCATCGTGCTCAAGGGAGTGCAGGTATGACCAACAGACGGCTCAGACATACGGCGATCGCGCGTGCGGCCCTTCTCGGTTTGGCGCTGGCGGTCTTCGCGGGCGGCTGCGGGCAGGATCTTCGCCTCGGCCGGGCCGAGAAGAAGCCCCTGACCGATGACGAGCGTATGGAATGGTGGCGTGACGCGCGGTTCGGCATGTTCGTGCACTGGGGCGTGTACGCCGTCCCGGCCGGCACATACAAAGGCAGACGCGTCGACGGGATCGGCGAGTGGATCATGAACAGCGCCCGCATCCCGGTCGACGAGTACAAGAAGTACGCCGACGCCTTCAACCCCATTGGCTACCGTGCCGACGAGTGGGTGCGTCTGGCCAAGAACGCGGGCATGAAGTACATCGTGATTACGAGCAAGCATCACGACGGCTTCTGCCTGTGGGACTCGAAGGTCACCGATTGGGACATCATGGACGCCACGCCGTTCGGCCGGGACATCCTGGCGGAGCTGGCGGCGGCGTGCAAGAAGCATAAGATCAAGCTGTGCTTCTACCATTCGATCATGGACTGGCACCATCCCGACGCCCAGGCACCGTTCTACCCGAACTACAACGACACGAACCAGTCGAACCCGAACTTCGACCGGTACGTCGAGCAGTACATGAAGCCGCAACTGGCCGAATTGCTGGCCAACTACGGCCCTCTCGGCGTACTGTGGTTCGACGGCGAATGGATCAAGGACTGGACCGAGCCCAAGGGCAAGGAGTTGTACGCCTGGCTGCGCGAGCTCCAGCCGGACCTGATTATCAACAATCGGGTGGGCAAGGGCCGCAAAGGGATGGAAGGGCTCAGCCGCAGTGACGAGTATGCCGGCGATTTCGGGACGCCCGAGCAGCAGGTCCCCGCGACGGGACTGCCCGGCGTGGACTGGGAAACCTGCATGACCATGAACGACACGTGGGGCTACAAGGCCTACGACGAGAACTGGAAGTCCACCGCGCAGTTGATCCGCACGCTTGTGGAGACGGCCAGCAAAGGCGGCAACTTCCTGCTCAACGTCGGTCCCACGCCCGAAGGTCTGATTCCACGGGCCAGCGCCGAGCGGCTGGAGGCGATGGGCCGATGGATGGCCGTCAACAGCGAGAGCATCTACGGCACGACCGCCAGCCCCATCGGCAAGCCCGACTGGGGGTACTGCACCGCCAAGGGCAACCGGCTCTATCTGCACGTCTTCCACTGGCCCGCCGACGGCAGGCTGTCGGTCGATCTGCCGAACGCCGGCGCCGTCCAGGCCCATCTGCTGGCCGACAGGAAGAAGGCCAAGCTGCCCGTCGCCGTCGACGGCAATTCGGTCGTCGTCTCGGTGCCTGCCGAGGCGCCCGACGCCGTGGCCGGCGTTGTCGTTCTGACCGTAAACAACTGACGAACAATCGAAACTGCATCGAAACACTTGTTGGCGAAGGAGTAACAGGATATGAAGCTCAAACCGTTGGATGACAGAGTGGTAATCAAGCCGTTGGAGGCCCAGGACAAGACCGCCGGAGGAATCTTCCTGCCCGATACCGCCAAAGAGAAACCCCAGATCGGCAAGGTCGTCTGGATGGGCCCGGGCAAGGTGCAGGACGACGGCAAGCGCGCCGCCATGTCGGTCAAGAAGAACGACGAGGTCATCTACCCCAAATACATGGGCAACGACATCGAGATCGACGGCCAGAAGTACGTGATCCTGCGTGAGAGCGACCTGCTGGGCATCGTCGAGAAGTAGGACGGAAATGACTGTGGCATGGTGTCCCGGCGCGCCGGGACGAACGGACTAAGTGAGGAAGAAAGACAATGGCAAAGCAATTGATGTTTGACGACGCCGCACGGGCCGAGCTGCGCGACGGCTTGAAAGAGCTGGCCGCCGCCGTCAAGGTGACGCTCGGGCCGACCGGCCGAAACGTCGTACTGCACAAGAGTTGGGGCTCGCCCAAGGTGACCAAGGACGGTGTCTCGGTCAGCAAGGAGATCGAGCTGCCCCAGCCGTTCAAGAACATGGGCGCCAAGATGGTCAACGAGGTCGCCAGCAAGACGAGCGACGTCGTCGGCGACGGGACCACCACGTCGATCGTCCTGGCCGAGGCGATCTACCTCGAAGGGCTCAAGCACGTCACCGCCGGGGTCAATCCGATGGCCCTCTACCGGGGGATCGGCAAAGCGGCCGCGGCGGCCAGCAAGTGCATCTCGGACGCCAGCGTTCCCGTCAAGGGCCACGCCGACATCGCCAAGGTCGCCACGATCAGCGCCAACAACGATGCGACCGTCGGTGAGATCCTCGCCAAGGCGATCGACGCCGTCGGCAAAGAAGGCGTGATCGAGGTCGAAGAAGGCAAGGGGATGGAGAACGAGCTGACCGTGGTCGAGGGCATGCAGTTCGACCGCGGGTACATCTCGCCGTACTTCATGACCAACGCCGACACGCTCGAAGCGGTGCTGGAAGACGCCTATATCCTGCTGCACGAGAAGAAGATCTCCAACGTGCGCGAGCTGATTCCGCTGCTGGAGAAGATCGTCCATACCGGCCGCCCGCTGATGATCATCAGCGAAGAGGTCGAGGGCGAAGCCCTGGCGGCGCTGGTGATCAACCGGCTGCAAGGGGTTCTGAAAGTCTGTGCGGTCAAGGCGCCGGGCTTCGGCGACCGCCGCAAGGCCATGCTCCAGGACATCGGCATTCTGACCGGCGGCCAGGTCATCAGCGAGGACCTCGGCCTCAAGCTGGAGAGCATCGAGCTGGCGCAGCTCGGCCAGGCCAAGAAGATCGCCGTGAACAAGGACAACACGACGATCATCGAAGGCGCCGGCAAGAAGAAGGACATCCAGGCCCGCTGCGACCAGATTCGCGCCCAGATCGAGAAGACCACCAGCGACTACGACCGCGAAAAGCTCCAGGAACGGCTGGCCAAGCTGACCGGCGGCGTGGCCGTCATCAAGGCAGGCGCTGCCACCGAGACCGAGATGAAGGAGCGCAAGGACCTGCTCGACGATGCGCTGCACGCGACGCGTGCCGCCACGGCCGAGGGCGTCGTCGCCGGCGGCGGCGTCACGTTCCTCAAGGCCATCAAAGAGGTCGAGAAGGCGCGCGCCAAGGCCAAGGGCGATGAGAAGATCGGGTTCGACATCGTGATCCATGCCCTCAAGAGCCCGACCGCCCAGATCGTGGACAACGCCGGCGCCGAAGGCGACGTGGTCGTGGCCCAACTGCTCGAGAAGCTGGAGAAGGACAAGAACGTCGGGTACAACGCCAATACGGGCGAGTTCGTGGACATGGTCAAGGCCGGCATTATCGACCCGGCGAAGGTCGCACGGACGGCACTGGAGATGGCGGCCTCCGTCGCCGGCCTGATGCTGACGACCAACGTTCTGGTCACCGAGTTGAAGGACGAGGACGCCGAACCGATCGCCGGTTCCGTTCGATAACTAACCACTTGTGAGCGGTTGGCCACAGAGGACGCAGAAATGCCAAGCACGAAACTCGAAATCCGAAATCCGAAACAAATTCAAAGCACGAAATCCAAATGACAGAAACGCGGCCCCCGGGCGCGACACGGTTCTGAGTTTCGGGTTTTGATCCTTCGTGCTTGTTTCGGATTTCGATATTCGAATTTCGGATTTGCTCTGTGTTCTCTGGGTCCTCTGTGGCTGACTCTCTTTTAGTGCTTATGGCCAAACGCGACTACTACGAAGTCCTGGGCGTCGAGAAGAGCGCCTCAGCCGACGAGATCAAGCGGGCCTACCGGCGTCTGGCGATCAAGTATCACCCGGACAAGAACCCGGGCGACAAGGAGGCCGAGGCGAAGTTCAAGGAGTGCGCCGAGGCCTACGAGGTCCTCAGCGACGCCGAGAAGCGCAAGCAATACGACCAGTTCGGTCACGAAGGGCTGCGCGGCTCGAGCATGCACGATTTCTCGCGCATGAACGTCGAGGACATCTTCAGCATGTTCGGCTTCGAGGACTTCTTCGGCGGGATGTTCGGCGGGGCCGGGGGGCGCCGCCGGGGCGGCCGACGCGCCGGTCCGACGCGCGGGTACGATCTCGAAACGGGGGTCGAGCTGACGCTCAACGAGATCGCTCAAGGCGCCGAGAAGACCATCGAGTTCACCCGCCAGGACCGCTGCTCGGATTGTGAGGGCAGCGGTGCGGCCCGAGGCAGCCAGCCCAGCCGGTGCACGGTCTGCGGCGGTTCGGGCCAGGTCGCCAAAGGCGGGGGCTTCTTCCAGATGGTCTCCACCTGCCCGCAATGCCACGGCTCCGGCCAGGTCATCACGCGCCCCTGCCCGAAATGCAAGGGCAGCGGGCACGTGCCGCGCAAGCGCACCGTCACGATCAAGATCCCGCCCGGCGTGCACGAGGGCCAGGGCATTCGCGTGGCCGGCGAGGGCGAGCCGGGCCAGGGCGGCGGGCCGCACGGCGATCTGTACTGCTACGTCCGCATCAAGGCCCACGAGTTCCTCGAACGGGACGGCAACAATCTGATCGCGGTCGTCCCGATCAGCATGACCCAGGCCGCACTGGGCGCGACGATCGACGTACCCAGCCTGGACGGGACCAAGCAACTGAAGATTCCACCCGGAACGCAGTACGGCAGCCTCTTTCGCATTCGCGGCCAGGGCCTGCCCGACATGCGGTCCGGGCGGAAAGGCGACCAACTGGTGCAAGTCACCGTGGAGACGCCCGCCCGGTTGAACGCCCGGCAGGAAGAGCTGCTTCGCGAATTCGCCCAGACGGAAAACGTAGACGTGTCCCCCAAGTCACAGGGTTTCTTCGATAAACTCAAGCGACATTTCGGGAACCACGGATGAAAGACAAGAAGAACAAGCCCAAAGACGAACCGACGCACGAAGAGGTCGAATCGCTTCGCACGCAACTCGTAGAGGTGCAGAAGGAACGAGACGATCTGCTCGGCAAGCTCCAGCGCGTCAGCGCCGACTACGCCAACTTCCAGAAGCGGGCCGCCCGGCAGGTCGCCGAGTCGATCGCCTACGAGAAGGAAACCCTCATCAAGACGCTGCTGCCGACGCTGGACAACTTCGAGCACACGCTGGAGAAGTCGCAGGCCGCCGAAAGCGTCGAGGCCGTTCTGACGGGGGTCCGGATCGTTTACGACCAGATGTCCGACGTGCTGCGGTCACACGGGGTCGAGGCCATCGAGTCGCTGGGCCAGCCGTTCGATCCGGCGTATCATGAGGCGATGATGCGACGGGAGGACCCCGAGCGCCAAGACAACACCGTCCTCGAGGAGTTTCAGAAGGGCTACAAACTCAACGGACGCGTCGTTCGGCCCAGCAGGGTCATCGTCAACAAGTTGGCCTGCGCCGAAGCGCCGCCCCAAACCGAAACACCCTGTGAGACACCCGATGATTCCGACGACCATGAGGATTCGGCCGAGGATCGTCGGAACACGGATACGGAGTAACCACCATGCCGACGTACGAATATGCCTGTGACAGTTGTGGGCACGAGTTCGAGGAATTTCAGTCCATCACGGCCAAGCCGCTTCGCAAGTGTCCCAAGTGCAAGAAGTCGGCGTTGAGACGGCTGATCGGCACCGGCGCGGGAATCCTATTCAAAGGCTCCGGGTTCTATCAGACCGACTACCGCAGCGACAGCTACAAGAAGGCCGCCGAGAAAGACAACGGCAGCACCTCGGCCAAGAGCAGCGACAAGAAAGAGACCAAGACCGAGACCAAAGCCGCCTCGACCGAGCCTGCCGCGAAGAAGACCGAGAAGAAGAAATCCGCCTGATTCGTTGCGGCTCTACCGCAGGGAGTCTTCGCGAAGCGGATCGGGCTTCGCGGCCGGAGCGATCCAGTCGTAGGTCGGGATCGTCCGCCCGTCGCGAAGTTTCAGCCCCGCCGCACACATCGGCGAGATCCCATCCGAGCCGTCCGGCTGTGTCGCAATCCCGACGATTCCGAGATCGGCGACCGGAACCACCTCACCGGGATCGGAACGGCCGTTGCCGTTGCGGTCGAACCAGACCGACAAACCGTCCAATTCCGCCGAATCCAGCCAGCCGTTTCGGTCGTCGTCCAGCACGTCCATCGCTCGATAGCCATTGTGGAAGAACATCCACCATGTCACCGAGCCGAACATCTGTCGGCCCGAGGTGATTCGACCCTTGCGGCCGGGGTCCCAGACGAGGAAACCCGTCGTCGGCTTGATCCACGTCCGCTTCTCTGCCCGACCATCGCCGTCCAGATCGAACGAGACGGTCGTCGCCGGGGCCAGCAGATCGGCCAGGGACGTCGCCCTGTCCAGTGCGAACACGATCGGCGTCACCGCTCCGACGGGCAGCGCCTCGAACGTCGCCAGATTGGCCTCGATCTCGCCAATCTTCTGCTGCACCTCCGCGGGGATAGTCGGCTCGGCCTTCCACAGTCGCACGAACGCACTGCCGGCCTCGTAGCTGATGATGCCGCGAAGGCCCTGGATGGGCAGCCATTCGAGTCCCAGGTCGTCTTCGATCGACAGCCCGTAGGCCAGCAGGTAGGTCTGCCGGACCGCATTGAGCAGAATCGCCCTCAGGGCCGGCGGCATGAGAGCCGGACCGGTCTCGGCGAAGAACTCCAGGTACTGCTCGCCCAGGCTGGCCTGGCCCAGAACGTACAGCGCGTTGTTCGGATCGAGCGAGGCGGCCCGATAGAAGTTCCATTGTGCAGCGCCGGCGTGCTCGATGAGTCGATCGGTTGTGGGTGGTTTCGGCTGCCACTCGGCGGCGGCCAGTTCGGCCTCGATCGCACCGACCCGCTCGTAGAAGGCCGAACGATTCGCGTCGGTCAGCTCGGCGACAGACTTGATGCCGAATTCCTCCATCGCGATCCGCATCGCCTCGGCGCGTCGGGCCCCGTCGAGATAGTCCTCCCACCACCAGTGCTGAATCACGGACGGGGGCACCTGCTCGTTGAACGCACCGACGAGGAAGGCCTTGTTGGCGAAGGCCAGATAGTGAATCCGCCCGAGCGTGTAGTAGCCGGCGGCGTCGTTCGGCTCTTCGGCAATATACGCCTCGGCATTGGCAATCAGGCGTTCGGCCGGGATGTAGTCGGGCCGGACCCATCGCCCCGCCGCAGCGGACGCGAACAGGCCGACAAGAAGAACTCCGAAACCCAATCGCATCGTTCTCATGGTTAAGCCCTCACCCAG
This genomic interval carries:
- the groL gene encoding chaperonin GroEL (60 kDa chaperone family; promotes refolding of misfolded polypeptides especially under stressful conditions; forms two stacked rings of heptamers to form a barrel-shaped 14mer; ends can be capped by GroES; misfolded proteins enter the barrel where they are refolded when GroES binds) produces the protein MAVKELAFQAEARASLLAGVEKLAKAVKATLGPRGRNAVLDKSWGGPNVTKDGVTVAEEIELTNKAENLGAKLVKEAASKTSKIAGDGTTTATVLTEALFKEAYKNLAAGADAMALKRGMEEGAKAAVAKLKTLAKPVDIGKTDDIVNIAAVSANNDREIGKIMAEAFQRVGKDGVITVESGKSFETTVDFVEGMQFDRGYMSPHFVTDQDKMVCELEKPYILVHEEKISTIAKLVPLLEKIAQTKRPLLVIAEDVESEVLATLVVNKLKGVLKVAAVKAPGYGDRRKAMLQDIAVLTGAEAIFKDLGIELDNISISQLGQAKKVTIDNDNTVIVEGAGTQNAINGRIKQIKDEIEITTSDYDREKLQERLAKLTGGVAQINVGAATEAEMKEKKARIEDALHATRAAIEEGIVPGGGVALVRCIEAVRSLKLKGDEKTGAEILAKAMRMPCYYIAYNAGATANLVVNKVAEGKDGFGYNADTDTYEDLVKAGVIDPAKVTRIALQNAASIAGLLLTTDCLVTEKPKDEDEMPAGGPGMGGMGGMGGMGGMGGMGGMM
- a CDS encoding alpha-L-fucosidase, whose product is MTNRRLRHTAIARAALLGLALAVFAGGCGQDLRLGRAEKKPLTDDERMEWWRDARFGMFVHWGVYAVPAGTYKGRRVDGIGEWIMNSARIPVDEYKKYADAFNPIGYRADEWVRLAKNAGMKYIVITSKHHDGFCLWDSKVTDWDIMDATPFGRDILAELAAACKKHKIKLCFYHSIMDWHHPDAQAPFYPNYNDTNQSNPNFDRYVEQYMKPQLAELLANYGPLGVLWFDGEWIKDWTEPKGKELYAWLRELQPDLIINNRVGKGRKGMEGLSRSDEYAGDFGTPEQQVPATGLPGVDWETCMTMNDTWGYKAYDENWKSTAQLIRTLVETASKGGNFLLNVGPTPEGLIPRASAERLEAMGRWMAVNSESIYGTTASPIGKPDWGYCTAKGNRLYLHVFHWPADGRLSVDLPNAGAVQAHLLADRKKAKLPVAVDGNSVVVSVPAEAPDAVAGVVVLTVNN
- the groES gene encoding co-chaperone GroES — its product is MKLKPLDDRVVIKPLEAQDKTAGGIFLPDTAKEKPQIGKVVWMGPGKVQDDGKRAAMSVKKNDEVIYPKYMGNDIEIDGQKYVILRESDLLGIVEK
- the groL gene encoding chaperonin GroEL (60 kDa chaperone family; promotes refolding of misfolded polypeptides especially under stressful conditions; forms two stacked rings of heptamers to form a barrel-shaped 14mer; ends can be capped by GroES; misfolded proteins enter the barrel where they are refolded when GroES binds), with translation MAKQLMFDDAARAELRDGLKELAAAVKVTLGPTGRNVVLHKSWGSPKVTKDGVSVSKEIELPQPFKNMGAKMVNEVASKTSDVVGDGTTTSIVLAEAIYLEGLKHVTAGVNPMALYRGIGKAAAAASKCISDASVPVKGHADIAKVATISANNDATVGEILAKAIDAVGKEGVIEVEEGKGMENELTVVEGMQFDRGYISPYFMTNADTLEAVLEDAYILLHEKKISNVRELIPLLEKIVHTGRPLMIISEEVEGEALAALVINRLQGVLKVCAVKAPGFGDRRKAMLQDIGILTGGQVISEDLGLKLESIELAQLGQAKKIAVNKDNTTIIEGAGKKKDIQARCDQIRAQIEKTTSDYDREKLQERLAKLTGGVAVIKAGAATETEMKERKDLLDDALHATRAATAEGVVAGGGVTFLKAIKEVEKARAKAKGDEKIGFDIVIHALKSPTAQIVDNAGAEGDVVVAQLLEKLEKDKNVGYNANTGEFVDMVKAGIIDPAKVARTALEMAASVAGLMLTTNVLVTELKDEDAEPIAGSVR
- the dnaJ gene encoding molecular chaperone DnaJ; the protein is MAKRDYYEVLGVEKSASADEIKRAYRRLAIKYHPDKNPGDKEAEAKFKECAEAYEVLSDAEKRKQYDQFGHEGLRGSSMHDFSRMNVEDIFSMFGFEDFFGGMFGGAGGRRRGGRRAGPTRGYDLETGVELTLNEIAQGAEKTIEFTRQDRCSDCEGSGAARGSQPSRCTVCGGSGQVAKGGGFFQMVSTCPQCHGSGQVITRPCPKCKGSGHVPRKRTVTIKIPPGVHEGQGIRVAGEGEPGQGGGPHGDLYCYVRIKAHEFLERDGNNLIAVVPISMTQAALGATIDVPSLDGTKQLKIPPGTQYGSLFRIRGQGLPDMRSGRKGDQLVQVTVETPARLNARQEELLREFAQTENVDVSPKSQGFFDKLKRHFGNHG
- the grpE gene encoding nucleotide exchange factor GrpE; translation: MKDKKNKPKDEPTHEEVESLRTQLVEVQKERDDLLGKLQRVSADYANFQKRAARQVAESIAYEKETLIKTLLPTLDNFEHTLEKSQAAESVEAVLTGVRIVYDQMSDVLRSHGVEAIESLGQPFDPAYHEAMMRREDPERQDNTVLEEFQKGYKLNGRVVRPSRVIVNKLACAEAPPQTETPCETPDDSDDHEDSAEDRRNTDTE
- a CDS encoding FmdB family zinc ribbon protein — protein: MPTYEYACDSCGHEFEEFQSITAKPLRKCPKCKKSALRRLIGTGAGILFKGSGFYQTDYRSDSYKKAAEKDNGSTSAKSSDKKETKTETKAASTEPAAKKTEKKKSA